The segment GAGTGTGGTCCTTATCATCCTGAAACGCTTGGATTGTACAACAACCTTGCAGGAGCTTATGATGCAATTGGCAGGTACTTACTTGTGTTATAATGTCTGTTTCTAACTATTGTGCCTTAAACAAACTGCGGTTGGGTTGTGATTATAGGTTGGATGATGCAATTGAGCTGCTAGGGCATGTGGTTGGGGCTCGAGAGGAGAATCTAGGGACAGCGAATCCTGGAACAGAAGAGGGGAAGAGAAGGTTGGTCCAACTATTGAAAGAAGCTGGTAAGGTTACAGGAAGGAAGGCTAAATCCCTCCAGACTCTAATTGATTCTGATCTCATGACTTTCTCAGCTCTTCGTTAATACATATCCTGTTGTTTACctttttcttctatatatagaaaaatgtgCATACGTTATTTTTTGTCATTTGTGATTATTGTTTGTGGAAGTTCATTTGTCTTTGATTCGGTGTACTTTGGATAACACTCTCAcatatttgttttaattgttGAATGAGAAGATCATTACCACTTTAGATAACTGTTAAAGTCATGTTCATCTCATAAAGAAAAGACAAGTATCCATTTCTCTTGTAGCTTTGTTCATCTACAAATATAACAATAGTTTTACTACATATTTTTAGTAGCTAACCCAGAGAGTAACCAcaagcggtttggttatgtcgTGAAATACTAAGCACTTGGAAGATGGAAATAGCTGGGGGGGATGCACGAACTAAACATCTAGATTTTACTGATACTTTTTGCTCACTCTAGTACTAGCCATTGGTTATTCTCGGATCTTCTCTGTTGTGGCCTGACTATCAAAGGATTGACAAAAGGTATACCAAGTGTGTTTCCCTATGCAAACATTGTCAACCTACACTTACATATTGATCTTTTGAGTTTCATCTTTACTAAGTATCTCATTCATATACCATACAACGACTGTATTCCTCCTCACATTTGAGCAACATTATCAACCTACAACCTTCTAGCTTCATTTTGGATGGGGAAAACGGTTTACGgtttttttggtttatgatttagttgGTTTCATGTTGATTTCCTCGAATGTGAATAGCCTAATGTCACCTTACCTCCTAACACATTGATCGTTTGTTGATATAATACATTGGTGGTGGTGTCCAAAACGTATTCTCAAGATAAGCAGAGTGGTGTCCAAAAACTTAATGGTAATATCGAAGCCGCTACCTCATCTGGAGGCTCTCAAAATACCCTTCACAATATTTGATGACGTGGCAATTGACAACGTAATTAAACCAACTTTATGCCCCAAGTAAGTCTCTTACCAGGTCAACCCGACCGCTTTTAAACTGCCGCTCCAAAGCTCGTAACCAAAAAACCCTCGAAAACCCTAAAACGGCGCCTATTTCCTTTCAGTATTTTCTCTGAGAAAatactcctcctcctccgttcGCCGCCATGTTTGAGTACCGTTGTAGCTCCATCGACTGGAAGCCTTCTCCAATCGTAGCTCTTGCTACCAGCCCCGACGGTTCTCAGGTCGCCGCAGCTCGCGAGGACGGTTCTCTTGAACTTTGGCTCGTCTCTCCCGGTACTGTCTCCTGGCACTGTCAACTCGTACGCGCTCTTATTCTTCTCTTCCAGTTAACAAATTTTCTATAAGATTCATGAAGTATATATCCAgttaatttgtgtttttttactTCTATCTTGAGGTTAGATCATCCATGGAGATCCAAAATCGAGAATCTCGCACCTTGCCTGGATTGGTGTTGGTTCTAAAGGTTCCTCTATGTTACTTTCGTCTAGCATAGATGGCACGATTTCAGAGTGGGATCTTTTTGACTTGAAGCAGAAGGTTGATATCACTAAGCTAAACCTTCTAGCTTCTTGTATTGTACTTGACAGGTTTTGCTTGTTAATCACTCAATTCTATTTATCAATCTGATTGTATAGGTCGTATTAGAGTCAATTGGAGTATCAATCTGGCAAATGGCTGTGGCTCCTCCCTCCATTAAAGCAGGAGGTAAAGGACCTGAGCTGATTCAGAATAGACTGAGTGTAAAATCAGATGACGAGGAAGAAAGTGGAACTGAAGATGATTCGCAGTTGAACGAGAAATCAGAGGTCTGTGATAGGCATCTTGCAGCTGCCTGTGATGATGGCTGCGTGAGGATATATTCTATCTCTGAATCCGACAAGTTAACTTACTATAGATCGTTGCCTCGGGTCAGTGGTGAGACATCTTCACGCCCCCCCTTACTATACCAATCATTTTGATCCTTCGTTGTTATATCTGCTTAGAGCTTTATGGATCATTGTTTTTACAGGACGTGCTTTAAGTGTGACGTGGAGTTTGGACGCACAGAGAATCTTTTCTGGCAGTAGTGATGGGTGaggatatttttattttacgttCTATGCTTATTTGATTGGAAAGAAGGCCACTTGAATGTTTTTCTATTTGTCTaagtaaaaaattatttgtaggTTGATAAGATGCTGGGATGCTAACCTCGGCCATGAGGTATATAGAATTACTGTTGGACTTGGAGGGCTTGGAAATGGGTCCGAGCTCTGCATTTGGTCACTTCTTGCGTTGAGGTATAAATTATTGTGCTCTTATGTTggttttgtgttttatttttttctctattgcTAATGACCTACATTTTATTCTCTAGATGTGGAGTTCTTGTCAGCGGAGATAGTACAGGAACTGTCCAGTTTTGGGATAGCCAACATGGAACTCTTTTGCAGGCGCATTCTAATCACAAGGGTGATGTCAATGCTCTTGCGGCATCCCCAAGTCATGACCGCGTGTTTTCTGCAGGTGCTGATGGGCAGGTAAATGATACTACTGGTGTTTTCTCTCATGTGAATTTTAGTTGACAATTGTTGTATCCTAAAGACTGGTTTCCCTTTGACGAGACATGGGACTTAAATAAAGTAGAGAAACATATGGTTTGACCAATTTTaaggtttttttctttctaatactCTGTCATCCATTTGTAGCTTATTCTATATAAGCTCGCTGGTGGTACATTTAAGTCGCAAGATTTGAACCCTTCTTCCACCATGAAGTGGGATTATATTGGTTGTGCTAGGGCTCATACGCATGACATCAGAGCTCTAACTGTGGCAGTGCCAATAAGTTCCGAAGGTCAGTAGCTTCTTCAgttgttctattttttttttccactaaAATTTGCAATCAAAATTCATGCTAGAGTTGAAGGATCACATACACAGAGAAAACTCAAAGCATTCAATAGAAGATGATCAGAAACTAGAACACAAAATGCGTTAGAGTTTCTCCCTTTGTTAAAACATATAAACCTTGACTAACGCAGCTAACCTCCGAGCTCTTTTGTCGCCCATAATCTCTTACATGTGCAAATATTCGTTTTCTTTGTGTCTATTGCATTCAATACCTAATTCTATTAAACTACTTTATAATAATCACAAGAAAAGAAACCCTAGCATTGGTTTTGGGCATGGGCCATGATGCGTATCAGGATTCATATGTGAACAATGTTATCCTGTATCTAGATCTAGAAGCAGCCCTTCTTTCTGTTATTTTGTGGTTGTTAAACTTCCTCCTTTTGCAGGCACCTTTCCAGACAGTTATGCAAAGAGGAAAAGTCGTAAACAGCGCAAGAAGGACAAGCCGACTGGTTTCAGTTACCATAAATGGGCACACTTGGGGGCTCCAATGCTCATTTCAGCTGGTGATGATGCGAAGCTTTTTGCATACTCGGTTCAAGAGTTTACTAAGTTCTCTCCACATGATATATGTCCTGCCCCTCAGAGAGTACCTATGCAGATGGTACATAACACAGTGTTCAATCAGACTTCTCTTCTCATGGTTCAGGAATCTTGTTCTTTAGATATTCTTCGTATTCACATAAGCAGTGATTGTAGTGGGCGTATCTCCACCAAGCCATTAGTTCGTGTTAAAAGTAAAGATGCCCGGAAGATCATATGCAGTGCAATTTCTAACACAGGATCACTTTTTGCGTATTCTGACCAAATTCGCCCAAGCCTGTTTGAGCTGGAGAAAAATAAACTTGGAAAGAATCCATGGAGTCCCAACAGAAAGCGACTCCCCAGTCTTCCATTTGCTCATTCCATGGTCTTCAGCTGTGACTCCTCTCGGCTGATAATAGCTGGGCATGATAGAAAGATATATGTATGTgctaatttttcttttacttgcTTGTCCTTATCAAATATCTGAACTTTATTTTGTTGGCTCTGGCAGATTGTTGAAATTGATAACATGGAGCTATTAGATACTCTTACTCCACGCCaggaaggccaggaaggccaggAAAATGATTCTCCTCCTCGTGAGCCtccaattttaaaaatgtatactaGCTCAGATGATCGTTGGCTAGCTGCTATCAATTGCTTTGGGGACATTTATGTGTTCGACCTGGAAACACAGAGGTAAACATTGTTGTGATCCCTATCTGCTTACAATATATATTAAGACTTGTTCACAGTAGTACTCTATCATCAGAGCAttatgaatatataaatatggcTTTGCATATATCCAAGCAGCTCCTTGTAAATTTCTTCTCATTCAGGCTTTGATTATGACTGATTACAGGCAGCATTGGTTCATGTCAAGGCTTGATGGTGCATCTGTTGCAGCCGCTGGTTTTCATCCCAGGGACAATAACATGCTTGTGATCTCAACCTCTTCAAACCAGGTCTTTGCATTGGACGTGGAGGCTAGAGAGTTGGGCAAGTGGTCATTGCGACATACTTTTTGTTTGCCAAAGAGCTTCCAAGAGTTTCCTGGTGAGGTCGTAGGGCTATCATTCTCTCCATCACCGAGCTCATCATCTGTAATCATTTACAGTTCCAGGTACTAAAGATTTATTATCACCAATGACAACTTGTGCTCATAAGTAAAGTAAACCGTTCTTATCGCGACCCTTGTATTTGTTGTTGCAAAGCAGAGCAAAGTGTTTGATTGAGTTCGGGAAGCCGACAGAACAAGGCGAAGAGATGGATTTGACATTCGGCAGCATTGGGTTGGAGAAACTGGGAAGCGGGAACAGAAAGCGTAGGTTGGAGGAATATAAAAAAGAGAGCAAGAAGGGTAAGGAGAGAGAGACGTTTGAAATGGGAACGTGGAAGCATCCGGTTTTATATCTAAGACATCTATCAAAAAGTGCAACATTGGTCGTAGAGAAACCATGGATAGAAGTTATCAAGGGTTTAGATTCCCAGCCAGTTCACAGACATATATTCGGGACATAAGGGAGAGGCTCTTTCTCTGAAGAGAGTTTCCATTTCAATTTTTGAAGTCAAGCTTTACGCATTAGAGAAGTCGAAGAGTGTCAGTGGACGAAGAAGTATAGTTGCTTTCTATATGTTGTGCAATATTATATGTTTCGAAGGATTTTGTAAGAGCCTCTCAATTAGTctgtttttggttttgttgtttattcgtttattttaacttttagcTTGTTCTATTCGTCCTTGTTAGATACTGAGTTTTGCTAGCTCataattttattgaatattaagaatcttttttttgttcacttaTATGTTAAAAACTTTTAGTTGCCGCTAATATGGGGACTCTGCTCATTCCAACGTAATTAACAGTACTTGATGTAAAGATTAGTCGACAAACTAGCGATAAGAAGTGATGATAAAATCATCTCATAAGGTTATCTTAACTAGAATTTATGGTAGGATCCGTTACCATAAAAAATGGTGGATATGGGACCAATTAACAAATCTCGCAATCATCAAAAGACAAAATCTTTAACATGCATGGAGCGTTAGGCTCCACAAACAAAACGTAACACTTTTCTTATAACGGATTCCAACCCCCTTTTCCCCTGAATTCAGAATCAAGAAAGTACAAGAGAGATGAGCAAAACCACCACGAAAGCGGAAAGGTTATATGTGTCGACCAAACATACGATGTTAAACGGCAAAGCCAGAATCTCAAGAAAAAAAAGCTATTAAGACACGTACGAGAAAAGAAGCCCCCAGACGTCAACTAAAAAATCCCCACGTGTCTCTCCTTCTTCTCCCACCGTTGCATGGTTCAGACACACGCTGCAACTGCCTCGTGTTCCTCCCCCGCGACCAATCACTTACAGACACAAACATCTCCAACAACCAAAGACGCCAATAACGCTTAACAAAACTTTGAATATACATTGCATGtagtaaaaaaattactaaagtTTAAACCAAAAACTGGTGATAGGTGTAGGCACGCATGACGTCCAGCACCAACACGCGTTGCGGTGACAACCATTGTGATTGGTGAACCGAACCACATCCCATAGCATCTCTTTGTAAAAAACGGCACATTAAACTTACTTCTCCACACGTGTCCCTATCCCCAACCCTCACTAACACGTACCCATCCTTTACTCTCCAAATGTCTTTCTTCCTTAATATTCGCCTCTCTCTTATTGGCTCTTCACTCTCCTTATTATAACCTTCACCTCTCGTCACCTTCTCTACTGATCTCTCAACATCcatcttcttttttcttccttcttcttgTGGTTGAGTTTTGTTTTCCTTTAGTTTGACGCAATGATAAAGATACTCAGCCCTCATAACTCTCACTCGACCACCACCACAACTCTTAAAACAGCTGAGATCTTGTCCAAGTACAGACCTATTGCTCCTAAGCCAGGGACGACTCCTCAAGTTAACGATAAtgactcttcttcttcctctatgtcCCACAAGATCAGCCAATCTCCTTACCTCCGTAACCTCAGGCCTCAGCTTCAAGCTCGTCCCACGAGAACACGCAAGCGAGGCCGAGGCGGCATGGGTCCAACGTCTCCTCTTTCGTTGAAGAGACACAAGCCGTCATCATCTGCTTCTACCACCACTACTACTCCACAACGCGTGTTTGGCCCTATTAAAACGCTGTCGTTTCAGGCTTTCTCTCACGCTGGGATACCTAACCTCGCACAAGTTGGCTACGCCTTGGAGAATGGTGGCTCTCCTGCTTTGGTGACTCTGCCTCTTCTTCAATGCTCTCCTCCTCCTTCCAAATGCATGGAGCCAGAGATCAAAGTAAAAGAAGCCATTGATCTAAACAAGACCGCTGAAGTGATACAAGAGAGAGATTTCTTGAAGCAACTTCAAGAACCTATCACCACAACAACCACAAGCAAGGTCATAGCGCCTCAGGCCATAAGACCGGTTTGCTCAAGGATCAACGTAGCATGCATTAATCCACTAACTAACCCATCTCAAATCATCAAGAAGTCACCTCAAGATGTGGAAGAGGAGTTCGAATCCGATGACTTACCAGCCATAATCTCCGATGCCAACAACAGAGTCAGGCTCGTGAACTCGGCATACAAGGAAATGATGGGGCAGCCTGAGTGCTCGTGGCTAGACTCGATGGTAAGAGGGAAGAGGATTTGTGGGGAAGTGATGATCCGTTGCTGTGAAGCCAAGATTCCGGAGAACAATGGGTTCTCTTGCTGGGTGAGGATAGAGTGGGGGAGAGGCGGTAAGGAGGAGTTTGTGCAT is part of the Brassica rapa cultivar Chiifu-401-42 chromosome A09, CAAS_Brap_v3.01, whole genome shotgun sequence genome and harbors:
- the LOC103839035 gene encoding WD repeat-containing protein PCN; translation: MFEYRCSSIDWKPSPIVALATSPDGSQVAAAREDGSLELWLVSPGTVSWHCQLIIHGDPKSRISHLAWIGVGSKGSSMLLSSSIDGTISEWDLFDLKQKVVLESIGVSIWQMAVAPPSIKAGGKGPELIQNRLSVKSDDEEESGTEDDSQLNEKSEVCDRHLAAACDDGCVRIYSISESDKLTYYRSLPRVSGRALSVTWSLDAQRIFSGSSDGLIRCWDANLGHEVYRITVGLGGLGNGSELCIWSLLALRCGVLVSGDSTGTVQFWDSQHGTLLQAHSNHKGDVNALAASPSHDRVFSAGADGQLILYKLAGGTFKSQDLNPSSTMKWDYIGCARAHTHDIRALTVAVPISSEGTFPDSYAKRKSRKQRKKDKPTGFSYHKWAHLGAPMLISAGDDAKLFAYSVQEFTKFSPHDICPAPQRVPMQMVHNTVFNQTSLLMVQESCSLDILRIHISSDCSGRISTKPLVRVKSKDARKIICSAISNTGSLFAYSDQIRPSLFELEKNKLGKNPWSPNRKRLPSLPFAHSMVFSCDSSRLIIAGHDRKIYIVEIDNMELLDTLTPRQEGQEGQENDSPPREPPILKMYTSSDDRWLAAINCFGDIYVFDLETQRQHWFMSRLDGASVAAAGFHPRDNNMLVISTSSNQVFALDVEARELGKWSLRHTFCLPKSFQEFPGEVVGLSFSPSPSSSSVIIYSSRAKCLIEFGKPTEQGEEMDLTFGSIGLEKLGSGNRKRRLEEYKKESKKGKERETFEMGTWKHPVLYLRHLSKSATLVVEKPWIEVIKGLDSQPVHRHIFGT
- the LOC103839036 gene encoding uncharacterized protein LOC103839036, producing the protein MIKILSPHNSHSTTTTTLKTAEILSKYRPIAPKPGTTPQVNDNDSSSSSMSHKISQSPYLRNLRPQLQARPTRTRKRGRGGMGPTSPLSLKRHKPSSSASTTTTTPQRVFGPIKTLSFQAFSHAGIPNLAQVGYALENGGSPALVTLPLLQCSPPPSKCMEPEIKVKEAIDLNKTAEVIQERDFLKQLQEPITTTTTSKVIAPQAIRPVCSRINVACINPLTNPSQIIKKSPQDVEEEFESDDLPAIISDANNRVRLVNSAYKEMMGQPECSWLDSMVRGKRICGEVMIRCCEAKIPENNGFSCWVRIEWGRGGKEEFVHAFCDVMKLECDSKDYVFTWRFHTTTRENLSTKLSCLV